The genomic region atctagactaggatttaatacatctgagaaaggagagtcttctagaacaaagagcaacattcacaaggacaaaactgctcctaaggctaacaagcctaccggtaatttttaaaaaaaatctgtttgctttgtctgtcataaaTCTGGACATACtgtaaatgtgtgtagaaacagatCCAATGAGCATACGagctataatgcaaatgctaggtatgtatctagaagATTTGAATGTCAtttttttacatgcaacatgtatgtgcatagatcagttgaatgcatatatggagcaaataatccagtacctcacatgaatccaagacctaatggtaacagAAGGAGAATCTATGACAACCGAGGAAATATGAGCTggtagaaaccctatgtcaactggtttagtccatttgagatggaaaaggtaactaatgtcatttgcatcatttgtaacaattatggtcatgtggctatgaactgcagaaggagaactggaagaggcaatgcaggaccttggagatcatctggaatggcttgctatcattatCACAAACCGGGATGCATGGTGAAGTTCTGTAGAACTAGAAAAAACAAACTAGTTAATCATTCTgtagatcagaaaggtaagcagaaggtaaatgctgaggaaacaagagaagagatgaaccgaatttggaaaaagaagagtgatgatatgcttgtagaagaacctaatccttcacccagtgtggagaatcttgcatcggtgaattgagcctttcaacagggctaaggggagcatagcggtaaatctgcttccggaccccttgaaagatgCGTGGTAAGAAAGTTTGCATTTTGAGTTATTCTATGagagattttgatatctttgtttatcggttttttgaaatattgtcaactggttttacacctgttaatattgGATATATTGTTAAacagtgtattagggtttgtaaccctagcggtcaagcaattaatgcagtaggtaaaaaatgataaaagcaagttttactatgttatttttaccctaaatgcattcgaaagagaattcttgagcacttacagagcgaaaagagaattgctagctggtTGTGGATGAATTTGAGCTGTGAATTGCGTGATTGAAGCAAATCTaaagattagtgaaggtggaactggtgtgcatttgagtaatcaaCCGAAAATCAAGCCAGTGCGAGAGAatcaaggtatttctttgtaaatccctttcaAATTGAGTTTATCAGAATGgattcatcatctaagcaagtagagagacttatgatcacatcagaacctatggagaTTATGGAATcagaacaaattgtgtcatataatgttTTGTCTCATGTACTTGATGGTGTTAtcataaaaggtgatttgtctagttatattgattgtaaaatcgaaaatttaggatcattgtcaTTTTACTCTCAATTGAAATCCCCGTGTGATAAGAGCGAATAGATCGAActcaaatatattagggtttatgagaagggttttcataatgcaacttattttcttgaggattttgaagaggaacatatcagaATCATTCTTAGTCAAtttcatggtgaaaatatgtatctggaAAGATCACATACTATGACTAAGGAAGCTATCCATgctgtgactggtttttggtcaaccggtgaagttccCAAGCAGAGGCAAATTTCAAAATAAACTGTAATGACATTAACTCAGTCTACCTTTGATGGGCGTGCATTTTCAGTtaacaacattaaggacccaacaATTAGattggctactatggttataggctacaaaatattctattccagtagaatgaacaatgtgccatctgcagcagtgcatacaacctataaaatgattgctgagaatgcaaattatgacctatgtgaggccataagaagtcaattgatgttgattctagagtcaattaagaaggacaacaaccaaaagttcaaatttggttagttattgattggtttatccttttactttcagaatttcctaccaagaattggtgacattgaatggtcaaaagacctactgGTAACTgcccagatcaagaacaacattaaggctattaaGAACACTTTCTCTGCTGTAATGAACGGGtactttaatgaatttcaaaagaaaatgagtatgagggtaaggctacttgAAGATgcggtgaaaaactttgctaaggacatcattttcagaGTCACCACTAATTTCTGTCTCATGGAAGCTATCGAACCCATggaggatgaaatggaagacatgacctatgaagtcaattatgacttattgatcagttatgctaataacctattggcatctccagtggacaagaaaaagaaaagattgGGAACATTCGAGGAGAAAACTACACCGACTCAAACCAGTAGTGCTCAACGCAGTagtgttaaaggaaagaagaagaaggttgggaaAATACCCTTTGTACCTGCtaatacaagagtgacatgaagtgtccaagtcAAAAAGGAACATACACCCAAAGTGAATGTTGCAAAGCAAACTacaatgaagaagagaagcagacaACTTATTTTTCAAGCAGAATCTGATGACATCGACACAAAAGAAGAACCCAAGAAAATAAAAGCAACTAGTAAAGTAGCTAAACCAGTAGAAGAAGTTTCAAAGGTGAGTGTTCCTATTAATGttttatcttacaagcctatgactgattttgagaagacattgaaaacattagggaggaataaatttgataatgtcaaaaaatgttttgatttatttgatgaagatcagaaggaacaaattgttcaacaggtaatcaactacttatgtcaatacaatTGATTACCTCAGGATCTTAAagatgatatttctgattctttgtactCCATTCTTGTAAATAAGTGGCAAAACGTTGTTGACCAAGATCAAGAAACtattgataatgtatttattccatattttcctgaattatctagagatgaattagttGCATTACTTGATAATTACAAAGGACAATTTATTTCTAAGGCAGGAAGATTGAAGTTATTAAATGGGAAAGCTCAATCTGTTGAAGTTCAAACTCATCAGATAGCTCGAAACATTCAACAGATGCATAAGCATACAAAGTCTTATAATGATGATCAAACACAGCCTGAAGTACAACCGaagatggatgaggaagaaatagtgcaagctgatattgtctatcctatcaagaaaaaggatgacactacttcccaaccggtgatctttgttgatgacatacaAGATACTATTGATCTATCTGGGAATATTATTGAACCAGATAAGCAGCCATCGGTTATTACTGTTTCACAGGTTAAAACAGTGGAAGTACTGGTAATTCAACCAAATGTGGATGTTCCACCCCCACCGGTAAAAGATCAACAAATGAAAAGTCAACTACCACCCATTTCACAGGCTACTGAGGAGAAACCTGCTGAAAAAGTTGAAGAGAAGCCCTCTGaccaagaaaaggaacaagagcAAGAGAAAATTGAGGAGAAGAAATCTACTGAACAAGAAAAGGCATTAATCAagcaacaaaatgatgatgatgatgactcattaggcatcaaagggcctatagatgtagagaaTATGAGTGCATCAGAACTTATGGAGATTGCAACTGTGATGCAATCCAGGGCTCAGAAGAAGAGACTTAAGGAACAGAGGAAGGAAGTAGAAACTATCCAAACTGCTGTGGAAATTTTGTCTAGTCTTCTACCAGAGACTTctatagggaacttgtcaactcctattggcaagcttggctagttggttgttgatgcttctgaccaactGAAGTCCTTTGAAGAAGCTACTTAGACTTTGGCTGAGAAAAACTATAGGAAGAAAAGAGGTGAAcacataatgaaagatattgatacagggaagattgctttCTCCCCGAATAAAGTttttttgagaaaagctattgaaacatgaGGTAGAATTCTAGCCTGCACAtccaatgtttcatttttctatactaATTTGATTAAGAGGCATACTGAGACAAAATAGGAATTGGAAAAGATATGTattgcctacatacctttacaggattcaggATTCAGTCTTATCTTTTGGCAAAACaattgatgatttgcaaaatcagTTAGATATGTATGATTTTGAACAGGCTAAGAGACTCCGATCCCTGAAGGAGCTAAAGAACTtattgagacctaaagtggacatcttgcAATAGACATATAAGAATGTAGAAACggttttggctactccagagatgagtacagttgatgcaatggaagaattttttgcacaggttatgacaaccattgagattactgaaaccttactggaaacatgggaaagtgatttttctcaaatgaagcttactttcagtaatattttcttgaaaattgaagtgaacactccttgataaagacttttacatttttgtatatgtaaacttttgaggcaaattttgctatatatatatatgtattttacttttcaatttggctttgttgtcaaaggggaagtagaaatatgtatgtgtgttgtgaaaattttgtatgtattgttaagggggagtaggaatatgtgtacaatttttgtaagcacacttagttgtaaagttgtaaaattttctaagtgttgccatcaatgccaaaggcggagattgttggcttgatgatgattgtaatggatgacttcatgtgttgtcattgatggaacatgtacacacacacatatgttcatgtTGTCTTTGTAATCTTAGAGAAACTGGTAATACTTCTAAAGTTACACCGGTATTGGATGttttgtttatgatggtttagagagtgtcaaaccgatatatgtagacaaccagtatattCAGAAATGGtgtgacaccagcttggagattcagcTGAGActatcaaagaagcaaatgaaggacaatcaatttatgtgttgaatgtggttaactcttaaccggtatcagtgttccaactggtattcattgattgtgtgatgatttatcaccggttgtgatgagttatccctaaccgacagatttggcgGCAATTTATGATGAGTTATTTTAGATTGTCCAAATGCACTACACCTAAGAAAtagtgatatgatttctaagccgacatgaaatctaaagtctatataatgacattatgatgagcaATAGATAAAATATGATGTGATGCGAGATAGAAGCGttgagttgttgaaggcattgcagaatatgttggtgatgtagttttgagtgagcagaagaggatctattcaaacaagttgtgctacttctagatcacaccaccttttgttttctaatcactacaacagtcaaatcccctaaccgggtaagctctaacaatctttattgtacaaatcctttaacaaggtgatccattagttcggattctgaaatcctctaccgaggttactcctaacagggtactagctttaatagggtatagctcctaacagagctttgagatctttaacaggattcgctcctagcaaagcacttttgtagaccttaactggtcagttacctattactgcaaatagttaacttgtgagtcccatctcaccgtggtttttcccatttgggttttccatgtataagcacttgtgttatggtggatgttttacttattgtggatgctttaatataattttggattgcatgcatagtgtttagtaaacttgttaagtatctctaccaGTCAATGTTTAAGgtagtattgtttttgctatcaccgattaacccccccctctcagtgctttataagtctatcatatctctcattctttctatccatatttctccattttctctctctctctctctctctctctctctctctctctctctcctcttcctatccctctctatccctcttcctccctctctatccctccctcCATATTTCTCTATCATATACACATAATAtccttatttctctctctctctctctagctctctctccctctccctcttcatctatatatcattatctctctctctctctctctctctctccatccctctaaTTTTATATATTCCCCTTATCTATGCCACTCTCTCTCCTCTCTCATATCCTCTCCATCTCTATATTACCATCTATGTAAATCTCTCCCTCACTCCTTCTCCCTCTATATAttgatctatctctccctccccACCCTATCTTCTTCTCATCTcgcctcccccccccctctctctcgcTCCCTCGCCCCTCTCCACGGGGTCTTCATTGACtagacaatattatatcacatgagttcatattggggggtttaatatcctaaaaatgagggtacaatgtattgcctatcggtgaaaataggatTTTTTTAAATTCGGGCTTAAGAAAAAATGCAATATTAAGTGAAAAAAGGGGAgcttttaattcaagttgtgtattgcgagggggtgacaaaaaaagaatttagtgcaatattttttgaaaataggggcattctttagtatgccatgaacacacgtgatataacccaagttcactaagtgaagcccccgtgcccCTCTCTTCCCCCCTCTATGTGCttatatttttctcttcttctctatctctccctctttccatCTTTATTTGTTCATctattcttctctttgtttctaTATCTTTCTTTttgtatctctccctctccccccctctataTCTCTTAatttatctcaccatctatatatctttctctctctctttctctccatctctctctctctctataccttTCCTTTAATCTCTCTCTATcaatttatcttcctcttcctctcccccctGTCTTCATCTATATCTCTATTATTCTCTTCACCTCTATCTCTATAtatgtctccctctccctcttcctagacctatatatctatatctatttgcATCTCTATATTTATTTCTGCATATttcttcccccccccctctctctctctctctctctctcgcaaaTATAACATGGTCTTATTAGTAGCAAAGCCTAATTGTCATCCTATTTTTGAGGTTTTGTTTTAGCATTGTTGGAATAcctataagtggatgcatagtttatttgaagTTACCACTTCTTCACAAAGATATTTTTTGCACAAAaaaacatcatttgctaaatggtGTGCCAAATGACCTCATGTAGTGTACAAACGTATACAAAATTTattctaattgaccttccacaactCTTCAGCAGACCCATTGCACACCAATACACGATTactactttattttattttcaaatgataaatattaaaatatcttaAACCAATCTCTAATATTCATAtgcttttattttatatatattattactcaaaatataataatataattcaaaattttatacacaatttaaaataaacatgttttctatatttccctacatttaaaaaaaaaaatcaatttttcatatttcTCTACATTTAaaaaaccaacttttaaaaaaCACGTATTTCATATTAGAAACTCTGTACCACAAAGAAGATTCATTTTAGAAACTTTGTACCAGAAAGAAGGCTCATTTTAGAAACTTTATTCcataaaagaaaaaggaaagcaCATAAGTGCTGTGATCCTTCACAAAGACAAGCCAAATGCTCCAGCCAATCACAAGGCTGTAGGACAATCTAGATTCTAGACCTAAATCGTGTGGAAGGAAGATATTAATTCTCATTCACCAAGCATCTGTGTCTCAAACAAAGAGAAATCTGCATAGGGTGGCAACAATTTCCAAGCCTGGACAATCTTTTCAATGCTTTTGACTCCCCACCTTTCACTAAGGCTACTCCAAATCTCACACGTCGCATAACAAGACTACCTCTCTTCCCACAATTCATTTCTCCAAAACCATGCATTCATATCATCTCTGAGCACGCCATTAAGTTTACACCAGGCTTAGGACAAATCTACTTTACATCCACGACAGAATACAGAGATGCGTCTGTGATCCCACCGTCTGGTaactcaaaaagaaaaaaaagcaaTATATTCTAACAATCTTGCGTAAATTATGGCATACTTTGCCCGAATATTTTGGGGACTTTCCTCTGTGGTAAAGGTAAGCTTTTTTTCTACTAACGTGCAATGTTGCTTCAGTTGCCATTCATTTTTATCAAACATGCAAGGGGTACGTTTTAGATTCCAAATACATTGTCTTTTGTTTGAATATATGCCCATTGTCACAGTCCTTAAAACTCTGTAAATTCTTTGTCGGTTAGCCCTCATCATCAGCTGTTAATTTGTAATGATATCTATCAAATCGGCTTTAAGTATGTTGGAATAGGTTCTTTTTGCACGGGAACAGTAAAAATCATCATAGGTTCTTTTTGCACTAGGAACCGTAAAAATTATCATAGTTTTCAGTCTTTTACTATGCTTTTGTTTCTCTGCATGCAGGTGGTGCCATCAGACTAACAACCAACTTTGTCATATTCTTTGTTTGGTATCGATTTGCTTTGTAAGTTTCCTGGCATTTATTTTTCTTTCCCTTCATACAAAATACATGTTCGAATAGCTTTTTTTGGctgtttcaaatttttttgtggATGTCCATCACAGTGCAGTTTCATTTGTCTATGAGGACTTTTGGTTGTATTCACACATGTTTACAGTTTGTTTTTATGCATACAGACATTGTTATTCATTTATGATACCAGGAATCTGTATGTGCTTCTTCATCagtcattttcttttgtaaatcggTTTGTTCTCAGGCTTTTCTGTTTAGGTATGTGGTCTAATATATCGATATGAAGTTAATTTGTTACAGTGCAGCTTGAGGTAAAAATACTATTAAATGCTAGGTTCAAAATGCTTAAGCCTTTGGCTGTCACAAGATTACTTTTTCTATTCTATGCCACATTAACCCATAAACATTTTATAAACTACTGACACTCTGATTGATTTTTCATTTGTAAGTCGGTGATTGCTATATGCATCATTGCAGCAGGAGTCATCTTTTCTCCATGAATGCTTCAGTTATAAAATATATTAAGTTTGAAAGCCAGTGATTTGTACAGAAGATAACATATGGGTGGGTGTCTGTCTATCAGCTCCAAAATAGCTAACACATTGTTTTCTGTAACTTCTTAGAATACCAGCACAAGTTTACAGTTTCAATCTCTATTGCATGCAATAAACTGGTTTACAAGTAGCAGCTATGGATGTAGAAGACAGCCAATATGGAAGAATGCATGAAGCTATTAGTTCTGATGATGGACATGCCAGATCAGGTAACTAATTAAATGCTTTGAACTAGCCTGAAAGGGCCATGCTTAAACAAACATTACCTTCTTCAGTAGGGTCCATCGATTAGTCTGATTTCAGATGAGCCATCTACACAACTCAAGTTCACATAAACTTTTGAGTGTGTGATTTAAGCCAAATTGTCTGTAACATATTCACACATCTTGGATGAGTTTCTTTTCATAATCTAGAATGACTTTTGTGTTTTCTTTGGCATTGATAGACATATATCTGGTTGTTGTTCCACAGGAAATGTATGGACAGCAGCATCTCATGTTATCACAGCAGTAATAGGGGCAGGAGTTCTGTCTTTGCCATGGAGTGTGGCTCAGCTTGGTTGGATTATGGGAGCAATAATACTTCTTGCTTTTGGTGCTGTGACAACATATACTTCTCTTCTGCTTGCAGACTGTTATAGGTCACCTGATCGTGTCAATGGAAAACGCAACTATAAGTACTCAAATGCAGTGAAGAACATTTTAGGTTTCTTTTCAAACTACTGTCTTCCATTAGGTTATTCAGTTGGTTTATGGTTTAGCtttaatttcaagccatggttttATATCAAGTTATTTACTTGGTTGTACAGTTGATCATATGTTTTCTTTTACTAACAGGTGGCAGAAATGTTATATTATGCAAGATTGCTCAGTATGCTAATCTGTGTGGAGCCCTGGTTGGATACACACTAACTTCAGCTATCAGCATGATGTATGTAAAGAACAAAATCCAGTATCCAATATTTAATAATATACCAAGTTTCTAATTGTTTTTTTGTCTGGGTAATTGAAGTACTTAAGTATTGAACTGAACCAGGGCAATAAAAAAGGCAGGATGTTTTCACAAAGAGGGGCATGCCACCTCTTGCCGTGTATCTGgcaacatgttcataatcatattTGGAGCACTTGAGTTGATTCTATCTCTGCTTCCAAGCTTGGAGAAGATTTCATGGCTTTCAATTATTGCAGCAATTATGTCTTTTGCATACTCTTCAATTGGGTTAGCTCTTAGCATAAGTAAAGCTGCAGGTATCTTGGCTGTCCAAACTCAACCTTTTGATCTGCATTTCTATTGTATTTTCACTGAAGTGTAATTACTTTCTTCTGTAGGAAAGAAGCATCCTTCTGGAAGCTTAACAGGAGTACCCATTGGTGGTCGTGTTACAAAAGCCCAGAAGACATGGTATGTCTTCCAAGCATTGGGAAACATTGCACTTTCATACACGTTTGCGATGGTTCTGATAGAAATCCAGGCAAGTTCTAGAATACTTTCCAGGCaagatttatctatttatttaaaattcaatcCTCCATATAAACCTTCCTCCATTTTTATGGTCACTGATCATGGGGTTTTAATGTGTGTTTACATTACATttaaattttcatcatttttcatgctAGTAGTAATAAACATTTtaatgcttctggatttgattgtgttatttttTGCATCAAGTTTCGAATCACTCtcctgatccatcatcaggatgaatgaGTGCAATCAGAGTCTGGGGACCTGGGGACCTTTATTTTCATCACAGATGATGGGTTTGGGTCATTGTTTCAAATATAATGCGGTTGGAATATTTTTAACCTAATGCAATATgatttttttcatcaatgtttccgATCACATTCCATGATCCATTATCATCAACTGTAAAAATTTCAAAGTCTTTAAATATGTATTGGGTTTTCAATACAATCAACTTTGTAAGAGTGTATATGGcattcaaatttttaatatttattcatagcaTGACTTTTGTTAATATTTAATTACTAATAGAAATACATTAAATCAGATCACTGTAAATCTCTAACAAATCACAAACTGGGTCTCTCGCAGGACACCATCAAATCTCCTCCTCCAGAGAACAAAATCATGAAAAAAGCAATAATGATGGGCATGACAGTTACAACTCTTTTTTACATGTCCATAGGCCTAGTTGGGTATGCAGcttttggcaacgatgcacctggAAATATGCTCACTGGGTTTGGTTTCTACGAGCCATTCTGGTTGATTGACATAGGCAATCTCTGCATTGTTATTCACCTTGTGGGAGCTTATCAGGTACACAAACATATGTACATTATTACATGGAACCAAAATTTTATACTTCAATTTTTTCCAATTCTTAATAGTGCAATGTTACATGGTACCACCAATTAATAAAgctttttttgggttgttttctttcaattcttgaTACCCCTGTTTTTTCTTTCATTTGAAGGTGTTCTCTCAGCCTGTATTTGCAATCATTGAGGAATGGGCATCTCATAAGTGGAAAAGACATGGCCTTGTACACACCGTACACAGCATAAGGATTCCATTCTGTGGATCCATAAGCTTTACTATATTCTCTCTATTAGTGAGAAGTTTAGTCGTGGTGTCAACAACAGTGCTTGCCATGCTTTTGCCTTTCTTCAATGCGTTGATGGGGTTTATAGGTGCTGTCTCATTCTGGCCACTGACTGTGTACCTTCCAATTCAAATGTATCTGACACAAACCAATGTGCAAAAATGGAGTTCAAAATGGGTACTCAATCAATCTCTCAGCTTAATTTGCTTTCTTATTACAGTGGCTGGTATTGTGGGCGCAATCGCAGGAATATCTCAGGACCTCAGACATGTAACTATCTTTGACATGAAATATTAGAGAATCTTGCCTGGCTTGCACCCTTAGATACTTATGCTGTACTAAGTCAATCTTTCAGTTCTCACCTCAAAAGTGGTTTGGAATCTGGATGAGTCAATTTCAAGCTGTTATAGAGGATGCACATTAAAAACTTTTCTCATTCAAATTGATACTCTCCATGTTTTAGGAAATTTTTTTCTCAAATGCGATGGTCGTAAAAAGTTAACATTCAtttcaacacaaaacaaaagaaaattagGGGGAATACTCCCACCCTCATGTATTAGAACTGTTATAGAGTTTCCTAATCATGTTTGGCGAAAAAATATCAACCATGTAAAATCTTTGGCGAATAATAGGTTTATATGAATAACACTTATGTAATTTAGGATGAATCTTAGGAGAGAAATATACCATCGTTGAGTTTGTTTTATAGGatatctattattattattatatcaatTAGCATTCATGGTGTATGCTTGGATTTCATATAGCACCTATGGTTCATGTTATTATTACTATATATatctttaaattaatttatatagaaTATATTAGAGAAGAAACAAAGATTATATGCTAGTaggattgagaggtggaacatgtAGCGTAGGGATCAAGAAATTATTTTTTTgatgggattatttggaatctttttccAAAAAATAGGAGACCCTACTTTTTAGGCATGCAATTTTAAGCAAGTGAAAAttgggtggggctagaaattgccccaccaacttAGGAACATTTTATGCCACTTGTCAATCATCTAAATTTTACAGGAAAAACTAATTTTATTTATAACCAGTTTGATTAAATTTAAGAGTTTAGACTTAAGATGAGATTGTCAACATTCTTAAATTTAGAAGATTTTTAAGTTGAAGTCCAATGCAAAATCCATGGGACCGCCTCGGTTATGAGTTTTTGTAATAGCAATATctcctttatttttcaataaaataacaaCTTTCATTTTCAATACTTCTTGTATTGTGTTATTAAATGTGTGATTTGATGAATTTCTATGATTTATGTTCAAAATCCTTTTATTtgtcttatttaatcaagatttgaTGCAAGAAGATACATGGTAGTTGCATGTTTTAGATCGTGTTAGTTGGTTCTGTTAAGGAATATAGATTAGTGATAGAGAAAAACAATAGTCTTTTAATCTCAATGTATATCTGATATTTACTTTCAGATTTAATCAGTCTTTAGATATTCTTTCGTAAGGATAATCTCAGATTTGATCTAAAAATACAATAAGAATAATGCTATATAGTAAGAACAGACTTTCAAAGCGATCGTTGATATGTATATATTGATCACTGATATATATATTTGATTCTATCAAATATTAATTGATGAATATATTAATTATCGACTGTTTGTTGTATAATGTAATTGCCACAGTTATTGATTATATTATCAACAAGTATCGATATCATTGGGCATATATATTGGTGAAGGGTTATGTCTACGTAAGGGCAGCCACGTAAGGTCATGACCCTACGTAACCATAACACTTCAACATATATTAGCAATCATCATTAGTTATGCACCGAATCATTTTATCGTGCTTAAAAATAACAATTCGGTGATAGTAATATCGAACATGACTTGATAATCATCGGATAATACAATGATAATAGTCATTGATCTGTCGTAAGGCAGTCAACAATATGTTAATGttactttcattcaatatatatatgtatgcgattttaattgaaatgataaatatatatatgtgtgtgtgtatatatatgtgtgtatgtatatacatatatatatatatgtatatatatatatatatgtatatatatatatgtatacatatatatatatatatatatatgtgtgtgtgtgtgtgtgtgtgtgtgtgtgtgtgtgtgtgtgtgtgtgt from Cryptomeria japonica chromosome 3, Sugi_1.0, whole genome shotgun sequence harbors:
- the LOC131051136 gene encoding amino acid permease 2 — its product is MDVEDSQYGRMHEAISSDDGHARSGNVWTAASHVITAVIGAGVLSLPWSVAQLGWIMGAIILLAFGAVTTYTSLLLADCYRSPDRVNGKRNYKYSNAVKNILGGRNVILCKIAQYANLCGALVGYTLTSAISMMAIKKAGCFHKEGHATSCRVSGNMFIIIFGALELILSLLPSLEKISWLSIIAAIMSFAYSSIGLALSISKAAGKKHPSGSLTGVPIGGRVTKAQKTWYVFQALGNIALSYTFAMVLIEIQDTIKSPPPENKIMKKAIMMGMTVTTLFYMSIGLVGYAAFGNDAPGNMLTGFGFYEPFWLIDIGNLCIVIHLVGAYQVFSQPVFAIIEEWASHKWKRHGLVHTVHSIRIPFCGSISFTIFSLLVRSLVVVSTTVLAMLLPFFNALMGFIGAVSFWPLTVYLPIQMYLTQTNVQKWSSKWVLNQSLSLICFLITVAGIVGAIAGISQDLRHVTIFDMKY